In Isoptericola jiangsuensis, the following proteins share a genomic window:
- a CDS encoding HNH endonuclease translates to MADVLVLNAGYEPLHRVSVKHAITMLVREVAVVEEFVEGASFGPYPMPRVLRLVRYVTMRWVYRGGGRPSVTKDGVKRRDGACAYCGGPAQTVDHVVPRSRGGDSSWLNLVAACEPCNHRKADRTPLEAGMPLRVTPYVPDADHAVVRRRRRPRALAAA, encoded by the coding sequence GTGGCCGACGTGCTGGTCCTCAACGCCGGCTACGAGCCGCTGCACCGGGTGTCGGTGAAGCACGCCATCACGATGCTGGTGCGGGAGGTGGCGGTGGTGGAGGAGTTCGTGGAGGGTGCGTCGTTCGGCCCCTACCCGATGCCGCGGGTCCTGCGGCTGGTGCGGTACGTGACGATGCGGTGGGTGTACCGGGGTGGCGGTCGCCCTTCGGTGACGAAGGACGGCGTGAAGCGGCGGGACGGCGCGTGCGCGTACTGCGGCGGTCCGGCGCAGACGGTGGACCACGTGGTGCCGCGGTCCCGCGGCGGGGACAGCTCGTGGCTGAACCTGGTGGCGGCGTGCGAGCCCTGCAACCACCGCAAGGCGGACCGGACGCCCCTGGAGGCAGGGATGCCGTTGCGGGTGACGCCGTACGTGCCGGACGCCGACCACGCCGTCGTCCGGCGTCGCAGACGTCCACGGGCCCTCGCGGCCGCCTGA
- a CDS encoding EH signature domain-containing protein, with amino-acid sequence MTLVLPPPVVAGDAWPDRELDVWDALADRAETIRRTAGTGHRFPPVLVEARRLLEARDTATVRERLHGRLFARAVAEIWATDRRTAQRSMTPAVLGAVAASGAVSRGTAHSLVSALLTYYDELDDWEGGRFEAARQAVARAVSGCRTRDQADVVEVLRTSPHLVAAADGPRLLARELIAQGRRLEDDPTARALCGDDQGRYAQVLRDEYYLALIASADASVEGHPFLTDATGRATRLRRDSEDRRFGIAVLSALCDKPDVVPSGQWVDAALAIGGDPRHEQSTTWHEWWGHVDPDLRARAVRWMSGADLRAFLDAVQLYGEESGNDSLQRMFPRRQRFLLGLYESGLVRNARLILGDDIRATVRRVTNVSLLDAPRFVDQAKDTAVVMVDCGDFHLVEGSHSFRLHVYMGPPGPELAEPRNRGYTRHQLINVIPSIHRNRHPDGADSYAAWTHDASGGWVRGALDFLRERGITLEESKLLTDDDLTSLVRRRAGRAPAAPLWRRR; translated from the coding sequence GTGACACTGGTCCTCCCGCCCCCCGTCGTGGCCGGCGACGCGTGGCCGGACCGCGAGCTCGACGTCTGGGACGCGCTCGCCGACCGGGCCGAGACGATCCGGCGGACCGCCGGAACCGGTCACCGCTTTCCGCCGGTCCTGGTCGAGGCTCGGCGCCTCCTGGAGGCCCGCGACACCGCCACGGTCCGGGAGCGGCTCCACGGACGACTCTTCGCCCGCGCGGTGGCCGAGATCTGGGCGACCGACCGCCGCACGGCCCAACGCTCCATGACACCAGCCGTGCTCGGCGCGGTCGCCGCGTCGGGCGCCGTGTCCCGCGGCACGGCACACTCGCTCGTCTCAGCCCTCCTGACCTACTACGACGAGCTCGACGACTGGGAGGGCGGACGCTTCGAGGCCGCTCGGCAGGCGGTAGCGCGCGCAGTGAGCGGGTGCCGCACCCGGGACCAGGCCGACGTCGTCGAGGTCCTCAGGACCTCGCCCCACCTCGTCGCCGCGGCCGACGGACCTCGGCTCCTGGCACGCGAGCTGATCGCGCAGGGGCGGCGACTCGAGGACGACCCGACGGCGCGCGCGCTGTGCGGCGACGACCAGGGTCGATACGCCCAGGTGCTGCGCGACGAGTACTACCTCGCCCTCATCGCGAGCGCCGACGCCTCGGTCGAGGGTCACCCGTTCCTCACCGACGCCACAGGTCGGGCGACCCGGCTCCGGCGCGACTCCGAGGACCGTCGGTTCGGCATCGCCGTGCTGTCGGCACTGTGCGACAAGCCGGACGTCGTCCCCAGCGGCCAGTGGGTCGATGCTGCCCTCGCGATCGGCGGGGACCCGCGACACGAGCAGAGCACGACCTGGCACGAATGGTGGGGTCATGTCGACCCCGACCTGCGCGCACGAGCCGTGCGGTGGATGTCCGGAGCCGATCTGCGGGCGTTCCTCGACGCCGTCCAGCTCTACGGGGAGGAGAGCGGCAACGACAGCCTCCAGCGCATGTTCCCGCGCCGGCAGCGCTTCCTGCTCGGGCTGTACGAGTCCGGTCTGGTCCGCAACGCCCGGCTGATCCTCGGCGACGACATCCGCGCCACGGTCCGCCGCGTGACGAACGTCAGCCTCCTCGACGCACCGCGATTCGTCGACCAGGCGAAGGACACCGCCGTCGTCATGGTCGACTGCGGCGACTTCCACCTGGTGGAGGGATCCCACAGCTTCCGCCTGCACGTCTACATGGGACCGCCGGGACCAGAGCTCGCCGAACCTCGAAATCGTGGCTACACCCGGCACCAGCTCATCAACGTGATCCCCTCGATCCACCGGAACAGACACCCGGACGGTGCCGACTCCTACGCGGCCTGGACCCACGACGCGAGCGGCGGCTGGGTTCGCGGCGCTCTCGACTTCCTCCGGGAACGTGGGATCACGCTGGAGGAGTCGAAGCTGCTCACGGACGACGACCTGACCTCGCTCGTCCGCCGCCGCGCCGGCCGCGCACCGGCCGCGCCCCTTTGGAGGCGCCGATGA
- a CDS encoding DEAD/DEAH box helicase encodes MRLRDLLRRAPATRPDPASGAAPAFDVVHGDVTTFTTTPDRLRALFDGEAHVGITRQFLVLDALADEGRARATDLGFEVTADDLARLDDDEARILGLPARFAGRLGTAIAGTTVRPDFAVDLAVRLDKYDEAYRRSGALLTVGMAPYERTFRLSPPALRALRAVERHSSVPVGHRSEAHNMRLVAELQGAQRMAEHGGSAVADPTFSLTLHHFDRFTTVEPGKVGVTVSPQPDGSLRLTPNLGDGLHPDALDQRWHQLPSDPDADGGVLRVAKDLVLLEREQLEGVREVQRRRSIPKEQVRQFLEAPGSFLDPAKVDVEMTFAWLVAGLGRIAPVSFAQATQQGPRWISDEHGATAPEVLVERPQSLAEHDEIDAQIQNAWEHDADVVPIGDHLVDISDRDRVRECQEQARRRLEELGVTPGDEHDDTVTEASPTGPQVQVGWELDDAHELADRLRAAADAAAPDRPIDHAGLKFSPFPHQVEGIEWMTRLMQASLDGADHDPARIRGALLADDMGLGKTFMTLAALGETVRSERERGLDPRPHLAVMPVALLENWLREIEAVFGSPAGPFDDVVVLQGEGVTDFRTGKGKESAVAEDQLDDRGMVRDDLLPGLMLLRVGAQYGESRLDRPGRLVLTTYDTVARYQVSLSQADWGVVVFDEAQNVKNPDILRTRAAKALRARFKLAATGTPVENSLRDFWSMLDLAQPGLLGTWPQFRERWEAPMNEAAGERKGELGRALRETVGPFMLRRVKEDHLTDLPAKHVHDGGEHAALMPQAQRQAYDDAVARYRAGAGKKGAMLGALHDLGQVCLHPGLVHDDLLASSDALAQSARTAMAVTPILDRIRAADEKAIVFVRTKAMQRALATWLRERYGVPVDVVNGDTPATGSSDSRVKRIRRFEARSGFGVIIMSPLAVGVGLTVVGANHAIHLERHWNPAKEAQATDRVYRIGQTRPVHVYYPMALHPDVESFDVNLDRLLRSKTALSGAVVVPETVSEDEVARALGLR; translated from the coding sequence ATGAGGCTCCGCGACCTTCTCCGCCGCGCTCCCGCGACGCGACCGGACCCTGCCTCGGGCGCTGCACCCGCTTTCGATGTCGTTCACGGCGACGTCACGACCTTCACCACGACGCCGGACCGCCTGCGCGCGCTCTTCGACGGCGAGGCGCACGTCGGTATCACCCGACAGTTCCTCGTCCTGGACGCGCTGGCCGACGAGGGCAGGGCGCGGGCGACCGACCTCGGCTTCGAGGTGACGGCGGACGACCTCGCCCGGCTCGACGACGACGAGGCCCGGATCCTGGGACTCCCCGCCCGGTTCGCGGGCCGCCTGGGGACCGCGATCGCGGGGACGACGGTGCGTCCGGACTTCGCGGTCGACCTCGCGGTCCGCCTCGACAAGTACGACGAGGCGTACCGCCGGAGCGGTGCGCTCCTGACCGTGGGGATGGCGCCCTACGAGCGGACGTTCCGGCTCAGCCCGCCGGCGCTGCGTGCGCTGCGCGCCGTCGAACGTCATTCGTCCGTCCCCGTCGGGCATCGGTCCGAGGCGCACAACATGCGTCTGGTCGCCGAGCTCCAGGGGGCCCAGCGGATGGCCGAGCACGGCGGGTCCGCCGTCGCAGACCCGACCTTCTCGCTGACGTTGCACCACTTCGACCGCTTCACCACGGTCGAACCGGGAAAGGTCGGTGTGACCGTCTCCCCGCAGCCGGACGGGTCGCTGCGACTGACACCGAACCTCGGGGACGGGCTCCACCCGGATGCCCTCGACCAGCGCTGGCACCAGCTCCCGTCGGATCCTGATGCCGATGGCGGTGTGCTGCGGGTCGCGAAGGACCTGGTGCTGCTCGAGCGCGAGCAGCTCGAGGGTGTCCGTGAGGTCCAGCGCCGGCGCAGCATCCCGAAGGAGCAGGTTCGTCAGTTCCTCGAGGCGCCCGGCTCGTTCCTCGACCCTGCGAAGGTGGACGTCGAGATGACGTTCGCCTGGTTGGTGGCAGGGCTCGGCCGGATCGCGCCCGTGAGCTTCGCCCAGGCCACGCAGCAGGGGCCGCGGTGGATCTCGGACGAGCACGGCGCCACCGCCCCCGAGGTGCTCGTCGAACGTCCGCAGTCCTTGGCCGAGCACGACGAGATCGACGCACAGATCCAGAACGCCTGGGAGCACGACGCCGACGTCGTCCCGATCGGCGACCACCTCGTCGACATCTCCGACCGGGACCGCGTCCGCGAGTGTCAGGAACAGGCCCGACGCCGCCTGGAGGAACTCGGGGTGACGCCCGGCGACGAGCATGACGACACGGTGACCGAGGCGTCGCCCACCGGCCCCCAGGTCCAGGTCGGGTGGGAGCTCGACGACGCCCACGAGCTGGCCGACCGCCTCCGCGCAGCAGCCGACGCCGCCGCACCCGACCGCCCGATCGACCACGCGGGTCTGAAGTTCTCGCCGTTCCCGCACCAGGTCGAGGGCATCGAGTGGATGACGCGCCTCATGCAGGCGTCGCTCGACGGCGCGGACCACGACCCCGCCCGCATCCGAGGCGCACTGCTCGCCGACGACATGGGCCTCGGCAAGACGTTCATGACCCTTGCCGCCCTCGGCGAGACCGTTCGGTCGGAGCGTGAGCGCGGGCTCGACCCCCGCCCGCACCTGGCTGTCATGCCTGTCGCCCTGCTGGAGAACTGGCTGCGGGAGATCGAGGCCGTCTTCGGCTCCCCCGCCGGCCCGTTCGACGACGTCGTGGTCCTCCAGGGCGAGGGCGTGACCGACTTCCGGACGGGCAAGGGCAAGGAGTCCGCCGTCGCAGAGGACCAGCTCGACGACCGCGGCATGGTCCGGGACGACCTGCTGCCTGGGCTCATGCTGCTGCGGGTCGGGGCGCAGTACGGCGAATCCCGGCTGGACCGACCCGGCAGGCTCGTGCTGACCACGTACGACACGGTCGCGCGCTACCAGGTGTCGCTGTCCCAGGCGGACTGGGGCGTCGTCGTCTTCGACGAGGCTCAGAACGTCAAGAACCCCGACATCCTGCGCACCCGTGCAGCCAAGGCCCTGCGCGCGCGGTTCAAGCTCGCGGCCACAGGGACACCCGTCGAGAACTCCCTGCGCGACTTCTGGAGCATGCTCGACCTCGCGCAGCCGGGCCTCCTCGGCACCTGGCCGCAGTTCCGCGAGCGGTGGGAGGCCCCGATGAACGAGGCCGCGGGTGAGCGAAAGGGCGAGCTCGGCCGGGCCCTGCGGGAGACGGTCGGCCCCTTCATGCTGCGCCGCGTCAAGGAGGATCACCTCACCGACCTGCCCGCCAAGCACGTGCACGACGGCGGAGAGCACGCCGCCCTGATGCCGCAGGCCCAGCGGCAGGCGTACGACGATGCCGTCGCCCGCTATCGGGCCGGAGCCGGCAAGAAGGGCGCCATGCTCGGCGCTCTGCACGACCTGGGTCAGGTCTGTCTGCACCCCGGCCTCGTGCACGACGACCTCCTGGCATCGTCGGACGCGCTCGCGCAGTCCGCCCGCACCGCCATGGCCGTCACACCGATCCTGGACAGGATCCGTGCGGCCGACGAGAAGGCGATCGTGTTCGTGCGCACCAAGGCGATGCAGCGCGCCCTGGCCACTTGGCTCCGGGAGCGCTACGGCGTCCCCGTCGACGTCGTCAACGGAGACACACCGGCGACAGGATCGAGCGATTCACGGGTGAAGCGGATCCGCCGGTTCGAAGCCCGGTCCGGGTTCGGCGTCATCATCATGTCGCCACTGGCCGTCGGCGTCGGACTCACCGTCGTCGGGGCCAACCACGCCATCCACCTCGAGCGGCACTGGAATCCCGCGAAGGAGGCTCAGGCCACCGACCGCGTCTACCGCATCGGCCAGACGCGCCCCGTGCACGTCTACTACCCGATGGCGCTGCACCCCGACGTCGAGTCGTTCGACGTCAACCTGGACCGTCTCCTGCGGAGCAAAACGGCACTCTCCGGTGCCGTCGTCGTCCCCGAGACCGTCTCCGAGGACGAGGTCGCACGAGCGCTCGGCCTGCGCTGA
- a CDS encoding DUF779 domain-containing protein, producing MSDDATADTAGAAHPPARVAVTDAAAGLLARLRRRHGDLMFHQSGGCCDGSSPMCYPDGDFLVGDADVHLGDLPLVDPDDDAAFTVPVWMSRAQFEYWSHTHLTIDVVPGRGAGFSVEAPEGVRFLIRSRLFTDAEADALALR from the coding sequence ATGTCCGACGACGCCACGGCAGACACGGCGGGTGCCGCGCACCCGCCGGCCCGCGTCGCCGTCACCGACGCCGCAGCCGGGCTCCTCGCCCGGCTGCGGCGCCGGCACGGCGACCTCATGTTCCACCAGTCCGGAGGCTGCTGCGACGGGTCCAGCCCCATGTGCTACCCCGACGGCGACTTCCTCGTCGGCGACGCCGACGTCCACCTCGGCGACCTGCCCCTGGTCGACCCCGACGACGACGCCGCGTTCACCGTGCCCGTCTGGATGTCGCGGGCACAGTTCGAGTACTGGAGCCACACGCACCTCACCATCGACGTGGTGCCCGGCCGCGGTGCCGGGTTCAGCGTCGAGGCGCCCGAGGGGGTGCGGTTCCTCATCCGCTCGCGCCTGTTCACCGACGCCGAGGCGGACGCGCTCGCCCTCCGGTAG
- a CDS encoding OmpA/MotB family protein, with amino-acid sequence MSRPTRNREPSHEDSSHWISFSDLMSALLLVFLLAVVLLVLSLTYKQQELVAQQAEAQEAESLFATQRDRLETQVATLSEREEIRSALVREISTELKGRGIAVEISEDAAVLHIPTSALGFDSGSYEIHDAHRGVALTIGTVISETVRQDRRFEALDTVFVEGHTDSEAFSGLEGTGNWGLSTFRAISLWRLWEEELPPRTALTALLREDGQPVFSVSGYADSRPVEISQASEQQMAANRRIDIRFTVKGPTADELADIVDGSIGASAAGSDS; translated from the coding sequence ATGAGCCGGCCCACGCGGAACCGCGAACCGTCCCACGAGGACTCGTCGCACTGGATCTCCTTCTCCGACCTGATGTCGGCGCTCCTGCTCGTCTTCCTCCTTGCCGTCGTGCTGCTCGTGCTGTCCCTGACCTACAAGCAGCAGGAGCTCGTCGCGCAGCAGGCCGAGGCCCAGGAAGCGGAGTCGCTCTTCGCCACGCAGCGCGACCGGCTGGAGACCCAGGTCGCGACCCTCAGCGAACGCGAAGAGATCCGTTCCGCCCTGGTCCGCGAGATCTCCACCGAGCTGAAGGGCCGGGGAATCGCCGTCGAGATCAGTGAGGACGCTGCCGTCCTGCACATCCCGACCTCCGCCCTCGGCTTCGACTCCGGGTCGTACGAGATCCACGACGCGCATCGGGGCGTCGCCCTGACCATCGGCACCGTCATCTCCGAGACCGTCCGCCAGGACCGACGGTTCGAGGCGCTCGACACCGTCTTCGTCGAGGGTCACACCGACAGCGAGGCGTTCAGCGGACTCGAGGGCACCGGCAACTGGGGCCTGTCCACCTTCCGGGCCATCTCGCTGTGGCGACTCTGGGAGGAGGAGCTCCCGCCACGCACCGCACTCACCGCCCTGCTGCGGGAAGACGGTCAACCCGTCTTCTCCGTGTCTGGCTACGCCGACTCCCGTCCCGTCGAGATCTCCCAGGCGTCCGAGCAGCAGATGGCCGCCAACCGGCGCATCGACATCCGCTTCACGGTCAAGGGGCCGACGGCCGACGAGCTCGCCGACATCGTCGACGGTTCGATCGGTGCATCGGCCGCCGGGTCCGACTCGTGA
- the exaC gene encoding acetaldehyde dehydrogenase ExaC, giving the protein MTVYAPPGQPGSIVEYRSRYDHWIGGEYVAPARGEYFENPSPVTGKTFCEVGRGTAEDIEKALDAAHGAAPAWGRTSATERAVILNKIADRMEANLEKIAVAESWENGKPVRETLAADIPLAIDHFRYFAGAIRAQEGSISEIDADTIAYHFHEPLGVVGQIIPWNFPILMAVWKLAPALAAGNAVVLKPAEQTPASILFLMDIIGDLLPPGVVNVVNGFGVEAGKPLASSSRIRKIAFTGETTTGRLIMQYASQNIIPVTLELGGKSPNIFFSDVASARDDFYDKALEGFTMFALNQGEVCTCPSRALIQADIYDQFLGDALERTRAVKQGDPLDTETMIGAQASNDQLEKILSYIDIGKAEGAKVLTGGHRAELDGDLAGGYYVTPTVFEGKNDMRIFQEEIFGPVVAVTEFADFDDAMKVANDTLYGLGAGVWSRDGGIAYRAGRTIEAGRVWTNCYHAYPAAAAFGGYKGSGVGRENHKMMLDHYQQTKNLLVSYSGQKLGFF; this is encoded by the coding sequence ATGACCGTCTACGCACCCCCGGGACAGCCCGGGTCGATTGTCGAGTACCGCAGCCGCTACGACCACTGGATCGGCGGCGAGTACGTCGCCCCCGCCCGCGGCGAGTACTTCGAGAACCCCAGCCCCGTCACCGGCAAGACCTTCTGCGAGGTCGGCCGCGGCACCGCCGAGGACATCGAGAAGGCCCTCGACGCCGCGCACGGCGCCGCCCCCGCCTGGGGTCGCACCAGCGCCACCGAGCGCGCCGTCATCCTCAACAAGATCGCCGACCGCATGGAGGCGAACCTCGAGAAGATCGCCGTCGCGGAGTCGTGGGAGAACGGCAAGCCCGTCCGCGAGACCCTCGCCGCCGACATCCCCCTCGCCATCGACCACTTCCGCTACTTCGCCGGCGCCATCCGCGCCCAGGAAGGGTCCATCTCCGAGATCGACGCCGACACCATCGCCTACCACTTCCACGAGCCCCTCGGCGTCGTCGGGCAGATCATCCCGTGGAACTTCCCCATCCTCATGGCCGTGTGGAAACTCGCCCCGGCGCTCGCGGCCGGCAACGCCGTCGTCCTCAAGCCCGCCGAGCAGACCCCGGCGTCGATCCTGTTCCTCATGGACATCATCGGCGACCTCCTGCCGCCGGGCGTCGTCAACGTCGTCAACGGGTTCGGCGTCGAGGCCGGCAAGCCGCTCGCGTCGTCGTCGCGCATCCGCAAGATCGCCTTCACGGGGGAGACCACCACCGGCCGGCTGATCATGCAGTACGCGTCGCAGAACATCATCCCCGTCACCCTGGAGCTCGGCGGGAAGAGCCCCAACATCTTCTTCTCCGACGTGGCCTCGGCGCGCGACGACTTCTACGACAAGGCGCTCGAGGGCTTCACGATGTTCGCCCTCAACCAGGGCGAGGTGTGCACCTGCCCGTCCCGGGCCCTCATCCAGGCCGACATCTACGACCAGTTCCTCGGTGACGCCCTCGAGCGCACCCGCGCCGTCAAGCAGGGCGACCCGCTCGACACCGAGACGATGATCGGCGCGCAGGCCAGCAACGACCAGCTCGAGAAGATCCTCTCCTACATCGACATCGGCAAGGCCGAGGGCGCGAAGGTCCTCACCGGCGGGCACCGGGCCGAGCTCGACGGCGACCTCGCCGGCGGCTACTACGTCACCCCCACCGTGTTCGAGGGCAAGAACGACATGCGGATCTTCCAGGAGGAGATCTTCGGGCCCGTCGTCGCCGTCACCGAGTTCGCCGACTTCGACGACGCCATGAAGGTCGCCAACGACACCCTCTACGGCCTCGGCGCCGGCGTGTGGTCCCGCGACGGCGGCATCGCCTACCGGGCCGGGCGCACCATCGAGGCCGGCCGCGTGTGGACCAACTGCTACCACGCGTACCCGGCCGCCGCCGCGTTCGGCGGGTACAAGGGGTCCGGCGTCGGGCGCGAGAACCACAAGATGATGCTCGACCACTACCAGCAGACCAAGAACCTCCTGGTCAGCTACTCCGGCCAGAAGCTCGGCTTCTTCTAG